Proteins encoded in a region of the Poecile atricapillus isolate bPoeAtr1 chromosome 26, bPoeAtr1.hap1, whole genome shotgun sequence genome:
- the LOC131588613 gene encoding zinc finger protein 239-like codes for MEEKKLWRCHTRRGCKPSPGSCKEERSPQCQEGGQRSRRSSELGEKPHKCLECGKGLSYRSNLHRHQVIHTGEKPYECGECGKSFSQSSSLRKHQRIHNGEKPYECGKCGKSFSQKDHLIRHQVIHTGERPYTCLECGKSFGRSSDLRKHQRIHTGERPYECPKCGKRFQSSSTLIRHERIHTEERPFRCPDCGKGFKQNSTLVRHQRIHSGERPYECPQCGKSFSRSSHLTRHQRSHQ; via the coding sequence ATGGAGGAGAAAAAGCTTTGGAGATGCCACACCAGGAgaggctgcaaacccagcccagggagctgcaaggaggaaagatctccccagtgccaggaaggtGGCCAAAGATCCAGacggagctcagagctgggggagaagccccacaaatgcttggaatgtgggaagggcctCAGCTACAGGTCCAACCTGCACCggcaccaggtgatccacactggggaaaagccctacgagtgtggggaatgtgggaagagtttcagccagagctccagcctgcggaaacaccagaggatccacaatggggaaaagccctatgagtgtgggaagtgtgggaagagcttcagccagaaaGACCATCTCATCCggcaccaggtgatccacacaggggaacgaccctacacctgcttggaatgtgggaagagctttgggagGAGCTCTGATCTGAGAAaacaccagcgcatccacactggggagaggccctacgagtgtcccaagtgtgggaagaggtttcagagcagctccactCTCATCAgacatgagcggattcacacagaggagaggcccttccgctgccccgactgcgggaagggcttcaagcaaaattCCACCCTTGTCaggcaccagcgcatccacagtggggagaggccctacgagtgtccccagtgtgggaagagcttctccaggagctctcatTTGACCCGACACCAACGGAgtcaccagtaa